In Sulfitobacter albidus, the following proteins share a genomic window:
- a CDS encoding branched-chain amino acid ABC transporter permease — protein MFGLNSRDAGLLVIVAILCLAAPFILNPFPEGSGMAQFNAGYPDLMQRLVIFGIFAIGFNILFGLTGYLSFGHAAFLGVGSYAAIWMMKLLTMNVIPAIIISVIIAGLFSLLVGWISLRRSGIYFSILTLAFAQMSYALAYSVLTPITGGETGLQPTPSDPRILDGALAEGETARANLFGLEMHQSFELSMGGWIFTFNAGYYIAAVVMILAFYLSIRIFRSPFGMMLRAVKSNQQRMNYTGLNTRPYTLAAFVISGMYAGLAGGLLVAMDTQVGAERMFWTASGEVVLMTILGGAGTLIGPVLGAGFIKYMENIVSKINKGILEQWFAFLPDGIEDLLITLVYPFVGKGWHLTLGLLFMLVVIFLPGGLVEGGQRIGRVFRRRDKNAGSVEADAAEQRSTPPAE, from the coding sequence ACTGAACTCACGAGACGCGGGCCTTCTGGTCATCGTCGCCATCCTGTGCCTCGCGGCACCCTTCATCCTCAACCCCTTCCCCGAAGGGTCCGGCATGGCGCAATTCAACGCGGGCTACCCGGATCTGATGCAGCGGCTGGTGATCTTTGGCATCTTTGCCATCGGTTTCAACATCCTGTTCGGCCTCACCGGCTATCTCAGCTTTGGTCACGCGGCCTTTCTGGGTGTGGGATCCTACGCCGCGATCTGGATGATGAAGCTGCTGACGATGAACGTCATCCCGGCGATCATCATTTCGGTCATCATCGCGGGTCTGTTCTCCCTTCTGGTGGGCTGGATTTCGCTGCGCCGCTCGGGGATCTACTTTTCGATCCTGACACTGGCCTTCGCACAAATGTCCTACGCGCTGGCCTATTCGGTGCTGACGCCGATCACCGGCGGTGAAACGGGCCTTCAGCCCACCCCCTCCGATCCGCGCATCCTTGACGGGGCGCTGGCCGAGGGCGAGACCGCGCGCGCCAACCTCTTTGGCCTTGAGATGCACCAGAGTTTCGAGCTGTCCATGGGCGGATGGATCTTTACCTTCAACGCGGGCTACTACATCGCGGCGGTGGTGATGATCCTTGCCTTCTACCTGTCGATCCGCATCTTCCGCTCGCCTTTCGGCATGATGCTGCGGGCGGTGAAATCGAACCAGCAGCGCATGAACTACACCGGTCTGAATACCCGTCCCTACACGCTGGCGGCTTTTGTGATCTCGGGCATGTACGCCGGGCTTGCCGGTGGTCTGCTGGTCGCGATGGACACGCAGGTGGGTGCGGAGCGGATGTTCTGGACCGCCTCTGGCGAGGTCGTGCTGATGACCATCCTCGGCGGGGCTGGCACGCTGATCGGGCCGGTTCTGGGCGCGGGCTTCATCAAGTACATGGAAAACATCGTCTCCAAGATCAACAAGGGCATTCTTGAACAATGGTTCGCCTTCCTGCCCGACGGGATCGAGGATCTGCTGATCACGCTGGTCTACCCCTTCGTGGGCAAGGGCTGGCACCTGACGCTGGGCCTGTTGTTCATGCTGGTGGTGATCTTCCTGCCCGGTGGCCTTGTTGAAGGTGGCCAGCGCATCGGCCGCGTCTTCCGCCGCCGTGACAAGAACGCAGGCAGCGTCGAAGCCGACGCCGCCGAGCAACGCAGCACGCCCCCGGCGGAATAA
- a CDS encoding ABC transporter ATP-binding protein yields the protein MSILEVKNVGKRFGGLQALGNVNLSVAEGSVHAIIGPNGAGKSTLLNCLVGKLIPDTGSVMFDGQSVLGRKPYEINQMGISRVFQTPEIFGDLSVMENMMIPCFAKRDGAFAMNAIGSVTGQRDIHEQAEHMLEEMNMADKRHMIASSLSRGDKRRLEIGMCLSQQPRLLLLDEPTAGMARADTNNTIDLLKQISDERDITIAIIEHDMHVVFSLAQRITVLAQGTPLVEDTPDNIKGHPKVKEAYLGETQAA from the coding sequence ATGAGCATTCTTGAAGTCAAAAACGTCGGTAAACGCTTCGGTGGCCTTCAAGCGCTGGGGAATGTGAACCTGAGCGTGGCCGAAGGATCGGTGCACGCCATCATCGGCCCAAACGGGGCGGGCAAATCCACCCTGCTCAATTGTCTGGTGGGCAAGCTGATCCCGGATACCGGATCGGTCATGTTCGACGGGCAATCGGTGCTGGGGCGCAAACCCTATGAGATCAACCAGATGGGCATCTCCCGCGTATTCCAGACACCCGAGATCTTTGGCGATCTGTCGGTGATGGAAAACATGATGATCCCCTGCTTTGCTAAACGCGACGGCGCATTCGCCATGAACGCCATCGGCAGCGTAACGGGCCAGCGCGACATCCACGAGCAGGCCGAGCATATGCTGGAAGAGATGAACATGGCCGACAAGCGGCACATGATCGCCTCATCCCTGTCACGCGGCGACAAGCGGCGGCTCGAAATCGGGATGTGCCTGAGCCAGCAGCCCCGCCTTCTGCTGCTGGATGAGCCGACCGCCGGCATGGCGCGCGCGGACACCAACAACACCATCGACCTGCTCAAACAGATCAGCGACGAGCGTGACATCACCATCGCCATCATCGAGCACGACATGCACGTCGTGTTCTCCCTCGCCCAGCGGATCACCGTGCTGGCGCAGGGCACCCCGCTGGTCGAGGATACACCCGACAACATCAAGGGCCACCCCAAGGTCAAGGAAGCCTATCTGGGCGAAACACAGGCCGCGTGA
- a CDS encoding calcium-binding protein: MPFFFNSTTNQHEGAVAIGETVGAYDFDVFGGLITNEGTVAGPITALTDANITLTSTEGALISKAPGSKYALDLQGNGARFVINDGEIFGEVRFGNGWDTLSNTGTMTGRVDLGGGNDLVLNQSIPGSDGVQSAGLINGGLFTGAGNDTVLNSGTLRDVFLGDGADTYSASFGGITGKGIAASVRGGTGNDTMTGGNDADQLFGNDGDDRINGGGGNDKIGGGTGNDLIWGGARNDRIGAGAGDDTIDGGTGNDQIWGAGGADLIDGGRGNDRLEGGSGADTFVFGLRSGRDTITDFGLGDRIEIVQQVADAATFADILAHATEINESTTIDLGGLFNDLGFASLNTGTSRITLQGVEISELDSFMFNIDDVFAVG, translated from the coding sequence ATGCCATTTTTCTTCAACTCCACAACGAACCAGCACGAAGGCGCCGTCGCCATCGGCGAGACCGTCGGCGCCTATGATTTCGACGTCTTTGGCGGGCTGATCACCAACGAGGGCACCGTCGCGGGGCCGATCACGGCCCTGACCGACGCCAACATCACCCTGACCAGCACCGAAGGCGCGCTGATCAGCAAGGCGCCGGGCAGCAAATACGCGCTGGATCTGCAGGGCAACGGCGCGCGGTTTGTCATCAACGACGGCGAAATCTTTGGCGAGGTCCGATTTGGCAATGGCTGGGATACGCTGTCGAACACCGGCACGATGACCGGCAGGGTCGATCTGGGCGGCGGCAATGATCTGGTCTTGAACCAATCGATCCCGGGCTCTGACGGGGTGCAGAGCGCGGGGTTGATCAACGGTGGCCTGTTCACCGGCGCCGGCAACGACACGGTGCTGAATTCCGGAACCCTGCGCGATGTATTTCTGGGCGACGGGGCCGACACCTACTCGGCGAGTTTCGGCGGGATTACCGGCAAAGGCATCGCGGCATCGGTGCGCGGCGGCACGGGCAACGATACCATGACGGGCGGCAACGACGCCGACCAGCTCTTTGGCAACGACGGGGACGACCGGATCAACGGCGGCGGCGGCAACGACAAGATCGGCGGTGGCACGGGCAATGACCTGATCTGGGGCGGTGCACGCAATGACCGGATCGGCGCGGGCGCCGGCGATGACACCATCGACGGCGGCACCGGCAACGACCAGATCTGGGGCGCCGGCGGGGCAGACCTGATCGACGGCGGGCGCGGCAACGACAGGCTGGAGGGCGGATCGGGCGCGGATACCTTCGTCTTTGGTCTGCGCAGCGGGCGCGACACGATCACCGATTTTGGTCTGGGCGACCGGATCGAAATCGTGCAGCAGGTGGCAGATGCCGCGACGTTCGCCGACATTCTGGCCCACGCGACCGAAATCAACGAATCGACCACCATCGATCTCGGCGGCCTGTTCAACGACCTGGGCTTTGCCAGCCTCAACACCGGCACCAGCCGCATCACCTTGCAAGGGGTCGAAATCAGCGAGCTGGACAGCTTCATGTTCAACATCGATGACGTCTTTGCCGTCGGATAA
- a CDS encoding ABC transporter ATP-binding protein: protein MSTATKPSSANHASSAPAFLSVWDIHAYYGESYIVQGVSFNVHEGEILALLGRNGAGKTSTLRTIAQIGSPELKKGEVWLDHQPLHKMKSHEAAAAGLALVPEDRRIIAGLTVEENLKLAQIAPPIGWSLERVYELFPRLGERKKQEGTTLSGGEQQMLAIARALCRDIKVLLLDEPYEGLAPVIVDEIEKTLEIIKAQGITTILVEQNAVRALKLADRAVILDTGGVVYDGSAQDVLENEALRAEYLAI from the coding sequence ATGAGCACTGCCACCAAACCATCGAGCGCCAATCACGCCTCCTCCGCCCCCGCCTTTCTGTCGGTGTGGGACATCCACGCCTACTACGGCGAAAGCTATATCGTGCAGGGCGTCAGCTTTAACGTGCACGAGGGCGAGATCCTGGCCCTTCTGGGCCGCAACGGCGCGGGCAAGACGTCGACCCTGCGCACAATCGCGCAGATCGGCAGCCCGGAGTTGAAAAAGGGCGAGGTCTGGCTGGATCATCAGCCCTTGCACAAGATGAAAAGCCACGAGGCCGCCGCCGCGGGTCTGGCACTGGTGCCCGAAGATCGGCGCATCATCGCGGGCCTGACGGTCGAGGAGAACCTCAAGCTTGCGCAAATCGCCCCGCCCATTGGCTGGTCGCTGGAGCGGGTGTACGAATTGTTCCCCCGTCTGGGGGAGCGCAAGAAACAGGAAGGCACGACGCTGTCGGGCGGCGAGCAGCAGATGCTGGCCATCGCCCGCGCGCTGTGCCGCGACATCAAGGTGCTGCTGCTGGATGAGCCTTACGAAGGGCTCGCCCCCGTGATCGTAGATGAGATCGAAAAGACGCTTGAGATCATCAAGGCGCAGGGCATCACGACCATTCTGGTCGAGCAGAACGCCGTGCGCGCGCTCAAGCTGGCGGACCGCGCCGTGATCCTCGACACGGGCGGTGTGGTCTACGACGGCTCGGCGCAGGACGTGCTTGAGAACGAAGCGCTGCGGGCCGAATACCTCGCGATCTGA